One genomic window of Nakamurella panacisegetis includes the following:
- a CDS encoding single-stranded DNA-binding protein, with amino-acid sequence MSGETPITLIGNLTADPELRFTASGAAVVNFTVASTPRTFDKASNEWKDGAPLFLRCNLWRQPAENVAESLTRGSRVIVVGRLVQRSFETKDGEKRTVFEVEVEEIGPSLRYSTATVRRVPKGESSGGRAPAAPSTDDPWGQAPPSAGGGYASEPPF; translated from the coding sequence ATGTCTGGCGAAACCCCAATCACCTTGATCGGCAACCTCACCGCCGACCCCGAGCTCCGGTTCACCGCATCCGGCGCCGCCGTCGTGAACTTCACCGTCGCGAGCACCCCCCGCACGTTCGACAAGGCATCGAACGAATGGAAGGACGGCGCCCCCCTGTTCCTCCGCTGCAACCTGTGGCGCCAACCCGCCGAGAACGTCGCCGAGTCCCTCACCCGAGGCTCTCGCGTGATCGTCGTCGGCCGACTCGTTCAACGCTCATTCGAGACCAAGGACGGCGAGAAGCGAACCGTTTTCGAGGTTGAGGTCGAGGAGATCGGCCCGTCGCTCCGGTACTCCACCGCCACCGTTCGCCGCGTCCCGAAGGGCGAGAGCTCCGGAGGCCGCGCCCCGGCCGCGCCGAGCACCGACGACCCGTGGGGCCAGGCACCCCCGTCCGCCGGTGGCGGGTACGCATCCGAGCCCCCGTTCTGA
- a CDS encoding WhiB family transcriptional regulator: MTATITIPCARCGEPRTVANQSPSKNARAALRICRSCAARALAEAPRPTGVSAAAAARHDRRLPAHLLASIAGQTWRNRAACATGDPERFAVNERDAEGVAEAKAVCGGCPVRAECLADALAIKDPNLIAGGLTGTERVELILRRKRRAQ, encoded by the coding sequence ATGACCGCAACGATCACCATCCCTTGCGCCCGATGTGGCGAGCCCCGCACCGTCGCCAACCAGAGCCCCTCGAAGAATGCTCGCGCGGCTCTGAGAATCTGCCGGAGTTGCGCCGCCCGAGCCCTGGCCGAAGCCCCGCGGCCGACGGGTGTATCGGCCGCCGCCGCCGCACGTCACGACCGGCGCCTACCCGCCCACCTTCTCGCATCCATCGCCGGGCAGACCTGGCGCAACCGGGCCGCGTGCGCCACCGGCGACCCCGAGCGATTCGCCGTGAACGAGAGGGACGCCGAAGGGGTCGCCGAGGCGAAGGCCGTTTGCGGAGGGTGCCCGGTCCGGGCCGAATGCCTCGCCGACGCTCTCGCGATCAAGGACCCGAACCTGATCGCCGGAGGTCTCACCGGGACCGAGCGCGTCGAGCTCATCCTCCGGCGCAAGCGTCGGGCCCAATGA
- a CDS encoding recombinase RecT, with product MTELQIHDATAGKVAYATAVAESNLLPKEYRKNPANVLYAMAYAEALAIPMINAVISVHVIEGKPSPSADLMVALARRAGHRVRVIESSAARCTIEIARGDDPESPFTVTWTIEEARSAKLTGKDVWQKYPRAMLRSRAESECVRQACSEVLAGMIYTPEELETDVDQTGAPTAVKAGPVPMRSGAAGLGALLGTSEPDTEPATLVADPRIIDPDLARQIAESTDREELAGLYRAVAEHPARDQIADHITARVAVLDAEAKA from the coding sequence ATGACCGAGCTACAGATACACGATGCGACCGCCGGAAAGGTGGCCTACGCCACTGCCGTTGCCGAGTCGAACTTGCTCCCCAAGGAGTACCGCAAGAACCCCGCGAACGTGCTCTACGCCATGGCCTACGCCGAGGCTCTCGCGATTCCGATGATCAATGCCGTGATCTCCGTGCATGTGATCGAAGGCAAGCCGTCACCGTCGGCCGATCTCATGGTCGCCCTTGCCCGACGGGCCGGTCACCGAGTGCGCGTCATCGAATCGAGCGCCGCCCGGTGCACGATCGAGATCGCCCGAGGAGATGACCCCGAGTCGCCGTTCACCGTGACGTGGACGATCGAGGAGGCCCGCTCCGCGAAGCTCACCGGTAAGGACGTGTGGCAGAAGTACCCGCGGGCGATGCTCCGCTCCCGCGCCGAATCCGAATGTGTCCGCCAGGCTTGCTCGGAGGTCCTCGCCGGGATGATCTACACGCCCGAGGAGCTCGAAACCGACGTCGACCAGACCGGCGCGCCAACCGCCGTCAAGGCCGGGCCCGTCCCGATGCGCTCGGGCGCGGCCGGTCTCGGCGCGTTGCTCGGCACCAGCGAACCCGACACCGAACCGGCGACGCTCGTCGCCGACCCGCGGATCATCGACCCCGACCTCGCCCGCCAGATCGCCGAGAGCACCGACCGCGAGGAGCTGGCCGGCCTGTACCGCGCCGTCGCCGAACACCCGGCCCGTGACCAGATCGCCGACCACATCACCGCCCGTGTCGCCGTGCTCGATGCCGAGGCGAAGGCGTGA
- a CDS encoding YqaJ viral recombinase family protein, whose product MKAGPALEPGSAEWLRYLTASKMAAVLGISPWESARSLGDLMVGNRTAPPQTTEQGRGHYLEPSVVNWVFGQHPEWDRHPDSGRTFYRDGLDWAAVNPDALAVNRETGEIVPIEAKTDAGDDVGWGKPGSGHIPIYYAAQGMWTCHVLQLDWISFPLLGKRLEFGEYVLRYDPKIGSAMQRKGEEFLDILEAGRLPELDASIATYESIRSVTPDIDGTDHQLDPRLAIEYVDSLDALEAATDRHGLARNQVFDAMGAAKYAVTGEKKTRQTIASRSRKGQGRPFLLKSKRPLDRTLIGAS is encoded by the coding sequence GTGAAGGCAGGGCCCGCACTCGAACCGGGCTCGGCTGAGTGGCTCCGCTACCTCACCGCCTCGAAAATGGCCGCGGTGTTGGGCATCTCACCGTGGGAGTCCGCCCGCTCGCTCGGCGACCTCATGGTCGGCAACCGAACCGCACCGCCGCAGACCACCGAACAGGGCCGCGGGCACTACCTCGAACCGTCCGTCGTCAATTGGGTATTCGGGCAGCACCCGGAGTGGGACCGTCACCCCGACTCGGGCCGCACGTTCTACCGCGACGGGCTCGATTGGGCCGCCGTCAACCCTGACGCCCTGGCTGTGAACCGGGAGACCGGCGAGATCGTGCCGATCGAGGCAAAGACCGACGCGGGCGATGACGTGGGATGGGGCAAGCCCGGATCCGGCCATATCCCGATCTACTACGCCGCGCAAGGCATGTGGACCTGTCACGTCCTGCAACTCGACTGGATCTCGTTTCCGTTGCTCGGCAAGCGATTGGAGTTCGGCGAGTACGTGCTCCGCTACGACCCGAAGATCGGTAGCGCGATGCAGCGCAAGGGCGAGGAGTTCCTCGACATTCTCGAAGCGGGTCGCCTGCCCGAGCTCGACGCGTCGATCGCCACATACGAGAGCATCCGCAGCGTCACCCCCGATATCGACGGAACCGACCACCAGCTCGACCCGCGCCTCGCGATCGAGTACGTCGACTCACTCGATGCGCTCGAAGCCGCCACCGACCGCCACGGGCTCGCCCGTAACCAGGTGTTCGACGCCATGGGCGCCGCGAAATACGCCGTCACCGGCGAGAAGAAAACGCGCCAGACCATCGCATCCCGGTCCCGCAAGGGCCAGGGCCGCCCCTTCCTGTTGAAGTCCAAACGTCCGCTCGACCGAACACTGATAGGTGCCTCATGA
- a CDS encoding helix-turn-helix transcriptional regulator, whose translation MTNTQTPTPADPTATPRELVTVEAAAVWAGVSARTVYRRIADGTLVAYTFGPKCTRVDRAELNAALTLRRVDLPKLSTDPLVVAGIVYQ comes from the coding sequence ATGACCAACACCCAAACGCCGACCCCCGCAGACCCGACCGCTACACCCCGCGAGCTCGTGACCGTCGAGGCCGCCGCAGTGTGGGCCGGAGTATCCGCTCGGACTGTGTACCGCCGGATCGCCGACGGCACGCTCGTCGCCTACACGTTCGGCCCGAAATGCACCCGCGTTGACCGCGCCGAGCTCAACGCAGCATTGACCCTCCGACGCGTCGACCTGCCCAAGCTCTCGACGGACCCGCTCGTCGTCGCCGGAATCGTCTACCAGTGA
- a CDS encoding helix-turn-helix domain-containing protein, with protein sequence MTSTARSTKVAAQGVDPLAERYLTVTEVAERLNMSEWYVGDRARRGEIPSIKFGRRRMYAPAAIRTYLARLG encoded by the coding sequence ATGACCAGCACTGCCCGATCGACAAAGGTTGCGGCACAAGGAGTTGACCCGCTCGCCGAACGTTACTTAACTGTTACTGAGGTCGCCGAGCGCCTCAACATGAGCGAATGGTATGTCGGCGACAGGGCCCGCCGAGGAGAGATTCCGTCGATCAAGTTCGGCCGCCGTCGCATGTACGCCCCGGCCGCGATCCGGACGTACCTCGCCCGCCTCGGATAG
- a CDS encoding helix-turn-helix domain-containing protein, which translates to MNLRDLETWPDYLARISNGAAQVSIARAAGVDAGTISRWKTGRGHPSPESVIELCRHFERSPIEGLIAAGYLLASECDRVVEVVRPITARSNEEILAEISRRFEEKSR; encoded by the coding sequence GTGAACCTAAGAGATCTCGAAACGTGGCCCGATTACCTCGCACGTATAAGCAACGGTGCAGCTCAGGTGTCGATCGCGCGGGCGGCCGGCGTCGACGCGGGGACCATCAGCCGGTGGAAAACCGGCCGCGGGCATCCATCGCCAGAGAGTGTGATCGAGCTGTGCAGACACTTTGAACGTTCACCCATTGAGGGATTGATAGCGGCTGGCTACCTGTTGGCCTCGGAGTGCGACCGTGTGGTAGAGGTCGTCAGACCGATCACGGCTCGATCGAACGAGGAGATCCTCGCCGAGATCAGCCGTCGGTTTGAGGAGAAGAGCAGATGA
- a CDS encoding tyrosine-type recombinase/integrase, with protein MSSVTDRWTVPNPEKGAKPARIRGPLYGVGKRWQAQWASPNGTRHRMAFEVKGEAQAHIEDQESNKRGGQYVAPNRVTVGDLWPRWQTVKSRLARTTREGYDGAWDLYVGPRWANVPVGEVDKASVMEWLPTLRTPATSRKSRRVGQPATITPGRPLSASWARQVGIVLTGLLDMAVDGRLIPANPLVKIGAAMPKQLPSERRYLSVAEVDQLLADAETVGIGLAVRVLVFTGMRRGEMAGLRVGDLDVERRRLRISRDVDSHGDVDSTKTGRHRDVPIGPTLLALLGEAAAGRDRDDWLVPATGGERPWARDSWRGRWARASAAAGIGGLDTHELRHTAASLAIHAGANVKTVQRMLGHATASMTLDIYGHLWDDELDAVVVAVDLHMDAERARFAPGPNPVPTAAPAGRLHLA; from the coding sequence ATGAGCAGCGTTACCGATAGGTGGACGGTTCCCAATCCCGAGAAGGGGGCCAAGCCCGCCCGGATCCGCGGCCCGCTGTATGGCGTCGGCAAGCGGTGGCAGGCTCAGTGGGCCTCGCCGAACGGGACGCGTCACCGCATGGCCTTCGAGGTTAAAGGCGAGGCGCAAGCGCATATCGAGGACCAGGAGAGCAACAAGCGGGGCGGGCAGTACGTCGCGCCGAACCGGGTCACTGTCGGCGATCTCTGGCCTCGGTGGCAGACGGTCAAGTCGCGGCTTGCCCGGACCACGCGCGAGGGCTATGACGGCGCGTGGGACCTGTACGTCGGCCCGCGGTGGGCGAACGTCCCGGTCGGCGAGGTCGACAAAGCGTCGGTCATGGAATGGTTGCCGACTTTGCGCACCCCGGCGACCTCGCGCAAGTCGCGGCGCGTCGGGCAGCCCGCGACGATCACCCCCGGCCGGCCGCTCTCGGCGAGCTGGGCCCGGCAAGTCGGCATCGTCCTAACCGGTCTCCTCGATATGGCGGTCGACGGTCGTCTCATCCCGGCGAACCCTCTCGTCAAGATCGGCGCGGCCATGCCGAAACAGCTCCCGAGTGAGCGGCGGTATCTGTCCGTCGCCGAGGTCGACCAGCTCCTCGCGGACGCGGAGACGGTCGGGATCGGCCTCGCGGTTCGGGTGCTGGTGTTCACCGGCATGAGGCGCGGGGAAATGGCCGGGCTTCGGGTCGGCGACCTGGACGTCGAGCGGCGGCGCCTCCGGATCTCCCGCGACGTCGACTCGCACGGCGACGTCGACAGCACGAAAACGGGACGGCATCGGGACGTCCCGATCGGGCCGACTCTGCTCGCGCTGCTGGGCGAGGCAGCGGCCGGCCGGGACCGCGACGACTGGCTCGTGCCCGCAACGGGCGGGGAGCGGCCCTGGGCGCGCGATAGTTGGCGCGGACGGTGGGCCCGGGCCTCCGCGGCGGCCGGTATCGGCGGGCTCGACACACACGAGCTCAGGCACACCGCGGCGTCATTGGCGATCCACGCGGGGGCGAACGTCAAGACGGTGCAACGGATGCTCGGCCACGCAACGGCGAGCATGACGCTCGATATCTACGGGCATCTCTGGGACGACGAGCTCGACGCGGTGGTCGTCGCGGTCGATCTGCATATGGATGCGGAGCGCGCTCGGTTTGCTCCCGGGCCCAACCCAGTCCCAACGGCGGCCCCGGCGGGGAGGCTTCATCTGGCCTGA
- a CDS encoding sensor domain-containing phosphodiesterase codes for MTTSFRSATVESNDAMVRFDGAVLDLQYAEMIAESIPHIVWTASPDGATTYFNRQGTAYTGHPREVTYRWNWVALVHSEDAERAAQAWHHATTTGTDYSLEYRIRRFDGAFRWHACRAVPLRDADGEIRLWIGTATDIEEQKQLELTLRHAEQNATQVVTLLQSIDAATPIGFKMVDRDLRVTRINQTLAGIDGRSIQDCLGLTVSELVPDLWPQLEDVYRRALGGETVSNVDVSRRSATEPRRMQHWLASYYPVRVDGETIGVGNVVVDISERKEAEEFRAVVMDNMAEGLFAVDVDGLLTYLNPAATSMLGWTEDELRGKPIHAAVHFQRADGTKVPAEDCCLLQVRTQGRSIRILDDAFTRKDGSIFPVAYSSAPLRSGSLLQGVVVVFRDITEEKNERSAAKRELEALMWLGRIRDAIDENRLVLYSQPIVPLAGGRPSEELLLRMIGRDNEVILPGSFLPVAEKYGLIGEIDRWVVTQAVRLAATEHRVIEANLSASSIGASDLLPFIEQQIREAHADPANLIFEITETALMHDIVVGEAFARGLAELGCGLALDDFGTGFGSFTYLKRLPITHLKIDIDFVRDLVTHPNNLHVVKAIISLARAFGLKTIAEGVEDEQTLKLLKDEGVDFAQGFHLGRPAPLRDV; via the coding sequence ATGACGACTTCCTTCCGCTCCGCGACCGTTGAGTCCAACGACGCAATGGTTCGGTTCGACGGCGCGGTTCTGGACCTGCAGTACGCAGAGATGATCGCCGAGTCGATCCCTCATATCGTCTGGACCGCATCACCCGACGGCGCCACCACCTATTTCAACCGGCAGGGCACGGCCTACACCGGGCACCCCAGGGAAGTCACTTACAGGTGGAACTGGGTCGCGCTCGTCCATTCCGAGGACGCCGAAAGGGCCGCCCAGGCCTGGCACCACGCAACCACGACCGGCACCGACTATTCCCTGGAGTACCGGATTCGCCGCTTCGACGGGGCATTCAGATGGCACGCCTGCCGAGCCGTCCCGTTGCGCGACGCTGACGGTGAGATCCGGCTGTGGATCGGTACCGCAACCGACATCGAAGAACAGAAGCAACTGGAGCTCACGCTGCGTCACGCCGAGCAGAACGCCACCCAGGTGGTCACCCTCTTGCAGAGCATCGACGCGGCGACGCCGATCGGTTTCAAGATGGTCGACCGCGATCTGCGGGTCACTCGAATCAATCAGACGCTGGCCGGAATCGACGGCCGGTCCATCCAAGATTGCCTCGGCCTCACGGTCTCCGAGCTGGTGCCCGACCTCTGGCCGCAACTCGAGGACGTCTATCGGCGCGCACTTGGAGGCGAGACGGTCAGCAACGTGGATGTGAGCAGGCGTAGCGCCACTGAACCGCGCCGCATGCAGCACTGGCTAGCCAGCTACTACCCGGTGCGGGTCGACGGAGAGACCATCGGAGTCGGCAACGTCGTGGTCGACATCAGCGAACGGAAGGAAGCCGAGGAATTCCGGGCCGTGGTCATGGACAACATGGCGGAAGGCCTGTTCGCCGTTGATGTTGACGGCCTCCTGACCTACCTCAATCCGGCCGCGACGTCGATGCTCGGCTGGACCGAAGACGAGCTTCGCGGCAAACCCATCCACGCGGCGGTCCATTTCCAACGGGCTGACGGCACCAAGGTCCCGGCCGAGGACTGCTGTCTGCTCCAAGTCCGCACTCAAGGCCGGAGCATCCGAATTCTGGACGACGCCTTTACGCGTAAGGATGGATCCATATTTCCCGTTGCCTATTCCTCCGCACCGCTTCGAAGCGGATCGCTTCTGCAGGGCGTTGTCGTGGTCTTCCGCGACATCACCGAAGAAAAGAATGAGCGGTCGGCCGCCAAACGCGAGCTCGAGGCGCTGATGTGGCTGGGGCGCATCCGTGACGCGATCGATGAGAACCGGTTGGTCCTCTACTCCCAGCCGATCGTGCCCCTGGCCGGTGGCCGGCCGAGCGAGGAGCTACTCCTGCGGATGATCGGGCGAGACAACGAAGTCATCCTGCCGGGCAGCTTCCTGCCGGTAGCGGAGAAGTACGGGCTGATCGGCGAGATCGATCGATGGGTGGTCACCCAAGCTGTCCGCCTTGCCGCAACCGAGCACCGGGTGATCGAAGCAAATCTCTCCGCCTCCTCGATCGGCGCTTCGGACCTCTTGCCCTTCATCGAACAGCAGATACGGGAAGCACATGCGGACCCGGCCAATCTCATCTTCGAGATCACCGAGACCGCACTCATGCACGACATCGTTGTGGGCGAGGCCTTTGCCCGTGGGCTCGCCGAACTCGGGTGCGGATTGGCCCTGGATGACTTCGGAACGGGCTTCGGCAGCTTCACCTACCTGAAAAGACTGCCCATCACCCACCTCAAAATTGATATCGATTTCGTCCGCGACCTGGTCACCCACCCCAACAATCTTCACGTCGTCAAGGCCATCATCAGCCTGGCTCGCGCATTCGGACTCAAGACGATCGCCGAAGGCGTCGAAGACGAACAGACCCTGAAGCTCTTGAAGGACGAAGGAGTCGACTTCGCTCAAGGGTTCCACCTGGGCCGACCAGCACCTCTCCGCGACGTCTGA
- a CDS encoding OsmC family peroxiredoxin: protein MPSRKARTEWSGGLQDGSGRVSLVSSGVGTYDVSFPRRAADEAGGVTSPEELIAAAHTACYAMQLSAVIGEAGGTVKSLIADAEVGLGPDPAGGFRLTGIKLTVRGQVDGLDADGFATAAENAKQSCPVSKALTGVTITLDAALA, encoded by the coding sequence ATGCCATCACGCAAGGCACGTACCGAATGGAGCGGCGGACTGCAGGACGGGTCCGGCCGGGTCAGCCTGGTCAGTTCCGGCGTCGGGACCTACGACGTCTCGTTCCCGCGACGAGCGGCCGACGAAGCCGGGGGTGTCACCTCCCCTGAAGAGCTCATCGCCGCGGCCCATACGGCCTGCTACGCAATGCAGCTGTCGGCCGTGATCGGTGAGGCGGGCGGCACCGTCAAGAGCTTGATCGCCGACGCCGAGGTCGGCCTCGGTCCGGATCCGGCGGGCGGATTTCGTCTCACCGGCATCAAACTGACCGTTCGCGGCCAGGTCGACGGGCTGGACGCCGACGGATTCGCCACCGCGGCAGAGAACGCGAAGCAGAGCTGCCCGGTTTCCAAGGCCCTCACCGGCGTCACGATCACCCTGGACGCCGCCCTCGCGTGA
- the ald gene encoding alanine dehydrogenase, with translation MLIGVPAEVKNREYRVALTPAGAHHLVGAGHRVLVQSGAGEGSRISDEEFTEAGATIVTSAADAWAAEMVVKVKEPVASEYCHLRADQLLFTYLHLAADRPLTDRLLAAGTTSVAYETVQLADRSLPLLAPMSEIAGRMAPLVGGYHLMRNEGGRGVLLGGVPGVTNGKVVVLGGGVAGMHAATIAQGMRADVTVIDLSLPTLRRLDTQFHGGVKTIASNAYNIAEAVRDADLVIGSVLIPGAKAPKLVTNELVSQMREGSVLVDIAVDQGGCFEDTHATTHDDPTFTVHGSVFYCVANMPGAVPRSSTFALTNATLPYITALASHGWQAALRADAALVPGLTTHAGVLTNAPVGTAHGIDHIFPASLLA, from the coding sequence ATGCTCATCGGCGTACCCGCAGAGGTCAAGAACCGCGAATACCGGGTCGCCCTGACGCCCGCCGGCGCCCATCACCTGGTCGGCGCCGGCCACCGCGTACTGGTGCAGTCCGGCGCGGGCGAGGGCTCGCGGATCAGCGACGAGGAGTTCACCGAGGCCGGTGCGACCATCGTGACCTCGGCCGCTGACGCCTGGGCGGCCGAGATGGTGGTCAAGGTCAAGGAGCCGGTGGCCTCCGAGTACTGCCACCTCCGCGCCGACCAGTTGCTGTTCACCTACCTGCACCTGGCCGCCGACCGACCGCTGACCGATCGCCTGCTGGCCGCCGGCACCACGTCCGTGGCCTACGAGACCGTGCAGCTGGCCGACCGATCGCTCCCGCTGCTGGCCCCGATGAGCGAGATCGCCGGACGAATGGCGCCGCTCGTCGGCGGCTATCACCTGATGCGCAACGAAGGCGGCCGCGGGGTTCTCCTGGGCGGCGTGCCGGGCGTGACCAACGGGAAGGTGGTGGTGCTCGGCGGCGGTGTGGCCGGCATGCACGCGGCCACCATCGCCCAGGGCATGCGGGCCGACGTCACCGTCATCGACCTCTCGCTGCCGACCCTGCGGCGGCTGGACACCCAGTTCCACGGTGGGGTGAAGACCATCGCGTCCAACGCCTACAACATCGCCGAGGCGGTGCGCGACGCCGACCTGGTGATCGGATCGGTGCTGATCCCCGGGGCCAAGGCGCCCAAGTTGGTGACGAACGAACTCGTGTCCCAGATGCGTGAGGGTTCGGTGCTGGTGGACATCGCGGTCGACCAGGGCGGCTGCTTCGAGGACACCCACGCCACCACCCACGACGACCCGACGTTCACCGTGCACGGGTCGGTCTTCTACTGCGTGGCCAACATGCCCGGAGCGGTCCCGCGCAGCTCGACCTTCGCGCTGACCAACGCGACCCTGCCGTACATCACGGCGCTGGCCTCGCACGGCTGGCAGGCGGCATTGCGGGCCGACGCCGCGCTGGTCCCGGGCCTGACCACCCACGCCGGCGTTCTGACCAACGCCCCCGTCGGCACCGCCCACGGCATCGACCACATCTTCCCCGCCTCGCTCCTGGCCTGA
- a CDS encoding Lrp/AsnC family transcriptional regulator has translation MSSIHSGRGRSGAGPSQNVRGAAGPPIRPSSPAAAGPPLDAIDRAILEVLAADARTPNNALAAAVGVAPSTALARVRALRAGGAIRGFHADIDPAVLGRPLQAMIAVRLQAGARSRMMAFTQRIRQLPEVLDIYFLAGADDFLLHVAAADAVGLRDFVVDQLSAYPEVALTETNLIFEHVRGTGPS, from the coding sequence ATGAGCAGCATTCATTCAGGACGCGGCCGTTCGGGGGCGGGCCCGTCGCAGAATGTTCGGGGCGCCGCCGGACCGCCGATCCGCCCGTCCTCGCCGGCGGCGGCCGGGCCCCCGCTCGACGCCATCGACCGGGCCATTCTCGAGGTCCTCGCGGCTGACGCTCGCACGCCAAACAACGCCCTCGCGGCCGCCGTCGGGGTGGCCCCGTCCACCGCCTTGGCCCGGGTGAGGGCCCTGCGGGCCGGCGGGGCCATCCGCGGGTTCCACGCCGACATCGACCCGGCCGTGCTGGGCCGCCCGCTCCAGGCGATGATCGCGGTGCGGCTCCAGGCCGGCGCCCGCAGCCGGATGATGGCCTTCACCCAACGCATCCGGCAGCTCCCGGAGGTGCTGGACATCTACTTCCTGGCCGGGGCCGACGACTTCCTGCTCCACGTGGCGGCGGCCGACGCGGTCGGTCTGCGCGACTTCGTGGTCGATCAGCTGTCCGCGTATCCGGAGGTGGCCCTCACCGAGACCAACCTGATCTTCGAGCACGTGCGAGGTACCGGCCCGTCCTGA
- a CDS encoding UTP--glucose-1-phosphate uridylyltransferase — protein sequence MPTSDGLAQAEKLMQHGGVHPTAIAVFAHSYEVLASGDTGLISEDDLEPIESLPALADLTIDEEAARTAMRQTAVVKLNGGLGTSMGMDRAKSLVEVRPGRSFLDIIVAQIMALRAQYGVELPLLFMDSFRTQRDTLAALAIHSDLAIDDLPLDFRQNQEPKLRSDDLTPVSWPADPELEWCPPGHGDLYTALDTSGVLDLLLDKGFRYLFVSNSDNLGARPDPRLAAWFAASGAPIGGEYCRRTEADRKGGHLARRAGTGRLVLRESAQTRPEDQAAFGDVNRHRFFNSNNLWLDLRALRTALDAKGGVLGLPIIRNVKTVDPSDPTSPEVIQIETAMGAAIGVFDGAAAIEVDRTRFLPVKSTSDLLVLRSDAYELTDRGEVRLVAPRTEAPLVDLDEPYRLLPDFDARFPHGPPSLIEATRFTVRGDWTFGREVTVRGAVELSADGSPGSVPDGAVLAGRG from the coding sequence ATGCCGACCTCCGACGGACTCGCCCAGGCTGAGAAACTCATGCAGCACGGGGGAGTGCATCCGACCGCCATCGCGGTGTTCGCGCATTCCTACGAGGTGCTCGCCTCGGGCGACACCGGCCTCATCTCCGAGGACGACCTGGAGCCGATCGAATCCCTGCCCGCGCTGGCCGACCTGACGATCGACGAGGAAGCGGCGCGAACGGCGATGCGCCAGACCGCGGTGGTCAAGCTGAACGGGGGCCTGGGCACCTCCATGGGCATGGACCGGGCGAAGTCGCTGGTCGAGGTGCGACCCGGCCGCAGCTTCCTGGACATCATCGTGGCGCAGATCATGGCCCTGCGTGCCCAGTACGGGGTCGAGCTGCCGCTGTTGTTCATGGACAGCTTCCGTACCCAACGCGACACCCTCGCCGCCCTGGCGATCCATTCCGATCTGGCCATCGACGACCTCCCGCTGGACTTCCGACAGAACCAGGAACCCAAGCTGCGGTCCGACGATCTGACGCCGGTCAGCTGGCCGGCCGACCCGGAGCTGGAATGGTGCCCGCCCGGCCACGGTGACCTCTACACCGCGCTGGATACCTCGGGCGTGCTGGACCTGCTGCTGGACAAGGGCTTCCGCTACCTGTTCGTCTCCAATTCCGACAACCTGGGGGCCCGCCCGGACCCGCGGCTGGCCGCCTGGTTCGCGGCCTCCGGCGCTCCGATCGGCGGTGAGTACTGCCGGCGCACCGAGGCCGACCGCAAGGGCGGTCACCTGGCCCGGCGGGCCGGGACCGGCCGGCTGGTGCTCCGGGAGTCGGCCCAGACCCGGCCGGAGGACCAGGCCGCATTCGGCGACGTCAATCGTCATCGCTTCTTCAACAGCAACAACCTGTGGCTCGACCTGCGCGCGCTCCGGACCGCCCTGGACGCCAAGGGCGGGGTCCTCGGGCTCCCGATCATCCGCAACGTCAAGACGGTCGACCCGTCGGACCCGACGTCACCCGAGGTGATCCAGATCGAGACGGCCATGGGCGCGGCCATCGGCGTGTTCGACGGGGCCGCCGCGATCGAGGTCGACCGGACGCGCTTCCTGCCGGTGAAGAGCACCAGCGACCTGCTGGTGCTGCGGTCGGACGCCTACGAGTTGACCGACCGGGGAGAGGTGCGGCTGGTCGCGCCCCGCACCGAGGCCCCGCTGGTCGACCTGGACGAGCCGTACAGGTTGCTGCCCGACTTCGACGCGAGGTTCCCGCACGGGCCGCCATCGCTGATCGAGGCGACCAGGTTCACCGTCCGGGGCGACTGGACCTTCGGCCGGGAGGTGACCGTCCGTGGCGCGGTCGAGCTGTCCGCCGACGGGTCGCCCGGCTCGGTCCCGGACGGCGCCGTGCTGGCCGGCCGCGGATGA